Proteins co-encoded in one Thermoplasmata archaeon genomic window:
- a CDS encoding clostripain-related cysteine peptidase translates to MKLRWDKRIFRILEKSARTKPTPAATGGGGGGGHPPLICSVMPELTSDVEPVKIDGKDTDVDGVIDSMDINPLMDEWVKISVKEIEVQFDGASKRSLVGKQGVVGSTPSYPYIDDGWTWSGVAYNWETLKAEVILDIDDALQNCKVTFGIWDDYTYTKKFVCTDPSPYENNRLIELWYSDKENYIWRGLPSYIDNPLCKDIHVDEVMVADGTSVNVQSPKAKIEFRIAFIGQDLDGDLLLNWEEVNVGRDSCKKDIGTWTYLVYMAADDSALGGENYDAMDLNEMENIGSSSTVTILVYHDDYLTQQTPVYYIQKDNDPTRVCSNVLFLTEERSTGNPTTLIDFILWGVDHFPATYYAIEIWGHGDGWKGCAPDYTSNMDNLSLAELRFALQRITESTNERVSLMVFDACLMGTIEVAWEIRNYVDYIVFSQATVPSRGFNYATIFSELQKLPTPDRLGSIIVNSYVFSYRPPEEDITLSAIQASESLTSQVLSNMYFQLIKQFSRGFCHFIHKVLLPYGHNINFG, encoded by the coding sequence ATGAAATTGAGATGGGATAAAAGAATATTTAGAATTTTGGAGAAAAGCGCAAGGACAAAACCAACGCCAGCAGCAACTGGTGGTGGAGGAGGCGGTGGACATCCACCTCTAATATGTAGTGTGATGCCAGAACTCACATCTGATGTTGAACCTGTAAAGATAGATGGGAAGGATACGGATGTGGATGGTGTGATTGATAGTATGGACATAAATCCGCTGATGGATGAGTGGGTGAAAATCTCAGTGAAAGAAATAGAAGTCCAGTTTGACGGAGCTTCCAAAAGGAGTTTGGTAGGAAAACAAGGCGTTGTAGGGAGTACACCATCGTACCCATACATAGATGATGGCTGGACATGGAGTGGAGTGGCTTATAACTGGGAAACACTCAAAGCAGAAGTTATATTGGATATAGATGACGCACTACAGAATTGCAAAGTTACATTTGGGATATGGGATGATTATACATACACAAAGAAGTTTGTGTGTACAGACCCCTCTCCATACGAGAACAATAGGCTAATTGAGCTCTGGTATAGTGATAAGGAAAACTACATATGGAGAGGCTTGCCATCTTACATAGATAATCCATTGTGTAAAGATATCCATGTGGATGAAGTTATGGTGGCAGATGGCACTAGTGTAAATGTGCAATCACCGAAAGCAAAAATTGAGTTTAGAATAGCATTTATAGGACAGGATTTGGATGGGGACCTGTTATTAAATTGGGAGGAAGTCAATGTTGGAAGAGATTCATGTAAAAAGGATATAGGAACATGGACTTACTTGGTATATATGGCTGCGGACGATAGTGCACTTGGTGGTGAAAATTATGATGCCATGGATCTTAACGAGATGGAAAATATTGGCTCGTCCTCAACAGTTACAATCCTTGTGTATCATGATGATTATCTGACTCAACAGACGCCAGTGTACTACATTCAGAAGGATAATGATCCAACCAGAGTCTGTTCAAATGTGTTATTCTTAACAGAGGAGAGAAGTACGGGCAACCCCACTACTCTGATAGATTTCATATTGTGGGGAGTTGATCATTTCCCAGCCACTTATTATGCTATTGAGATATGGGGGCATGGAGATGGATGGAAAGGTTGTGCCCCTGATTACACTTCCAATATGGACAATTTATCGCTTGCGGAGTTGAGATTTGCACTCCAGCGAATTACGGAAAGTACAAATGAGAGAGTTTCATTGATGGTTTTTGACGCTTGTTTGATGGGGACAATTGAGGTGGCATGGGAAATTAGGAACTATGTAGACTATATTGTATTTTCTCAAGCTACGGTGCCATCGAGAGGATTCAATTATGCCACAATCTTTTCTGAGCTTCAGAAATTACCAACACCAGATAGGTTGGGTAGTATAATTGTAAACAGCTATGTTTTCAGTTATCGGCCACCGGAAGAGGATATTACTCTTTCGGCGATTCAAGCTAGTGAATCACTAACTTCCCAAGTTTTGAGTAATATGTATTTCCAGCTCATTAAGCAGTTTTCTCGTGGATTTTGTCACTTCATTCACAAAGTTCTGCTCCCCTACGGTCACAACATAAACTTTGGATAA